A single region of the Neodiprion pinetum isolate iyNeoPine1 chromosome 5, iyNeoPine1.2, whole genome shotgun sequence genome encodes:
- the Tmem18 gene encoding transmembrane protein 18, with protein sequence MAAPQFIATDSIDGVWPFLQSIEWRDPWLAILLTFHVAVTTTALMTRNHANFQILLFLILLLLVYFSESINEAAATNWMVFSRQQYFDSKGLFISIVFSIPILMNCMIMIASWLYQSSQLMTRLTRAQLRERTRNRLGDGDSTNTNGKSTRQKQE encoded by the exons ATGGCGGCACCTCAGTTCATCGCGACGGACTCTATCGACGGCGTATGGCCCTTCCTTCAGAGC ATCGAATGGCGGGATCCGTGGCTAGCGATCCTCCTGACATTTCACGTAGCAGTAACAACGACCGCTCTGATGACCAGAAATcatgcaaattttcaaatacttcTGTTCCTCATATTGC TTCTCCTTGTTTATTTTTCCGAAAGTATTAACGAGGCTGCTGCCACGAATTGGAT GGTATTCTCAAGACAACAATACTTTGACTCCAAGGGTCTTTTCATTTCCATTGTATTCTCCATTCCAATACTGATGAACTGCATGATTATGATA GCTAGTTGGTTGTATCAATCCAGCCAGTTGATGACGAGGCTAACAAGAGCTCAGCTGAGGGAGCGTACAAGAAATCGTCTTGGCGACGGTGATTCGACAAACACGAACGGTAAATCAACGCGACAGAAACAGGAGTAA
- the LOC124219638 gene encoding retinol-binding protein pinta-like, with translation MSIRKLPDDLNAIAKNELGEDEAKIEEHIEIITEWLKKQPHINAREDPQWIAAFLRGCKHSLEVTKQKLEAYYTIRTHLPELFADRDPKGAKISELLDLGIYLPLPATKDPSSPRIILLRGGCYDPSKYNFLDIMRVNYMVMDLMLMEDDRSLIAGQQTILDLTGSKFEHVGQFTPATVKKAVTCFQDAYPLRTKSMHFINLPPSFDMVFNIFKLFLKEKLKNRILIHSDQNTLYEHIPKEILPSDLNGNGPSIAELTAEWKQKVQDKRDWFLEDAQFCVDESKRAGKPVSGADLFGVDGSFKKLSID, from the exons ATGAGCATCAGAAAATTACCGGACGATTTGAACGCCATCGCTAAGAATGAACTCGGCGAGGATGAagcgaaaattgaagaacacATCGAGATTATTACGGAATGGCTCAAAAAACAACCGCACATCAATGCTAGAGAAG ATCCGCAATGGATAGCGGCATTTTTGAGGGGCTGCAAGCACAGTCTGGAAGTAACGAAGCAGAAGCTCGAGGCTTATTACACGATAAGGACCCACCTGCCCGAATTGTTTGCCGATAGAGACCCGAAGGGGGCGAAAATCAGCGAGCTCCTTGACCTAGG aatttacCTTCCGCTACCGGCGACTAAGGACCCGAGTAGTCCCAGGATAATCCTGCTTCGCGGAGGATGCTACGATCCCAGCAAATACAATTTCCTCGACATAATGCGGGTCAACTACATGGTGATGGACCTGATGCTCATGGAGGATGACAG GTCATTAATCGCTGGGCAGCAGACAATCCTCGATTTGACCGGCAGCAAATTCGAACACGTCGGTCAGTTCACTCCGGCAACCGTTAAGAAGGCTGTGACTTGTTTCCAG GACGCTTACCCTCTAAGGACGAAGAGTATGCATTTTATCAACCTCCCACCAAGCTTCGACATGGTCTTTAACATCTTCAAGCTGTTTCTGAAGGAGAAGCTGAAGAACCGA ATTCTGATACACAGTGACCAGAACACCCTCTACGAGCACATCCCGAAGGAAATTTTGCCGTCTGATCTAAACGGAAACGGGCCCTCGATCGCGGAACTGACAG CTGAATGGAAGCAAAAGGTGCAGGACAAACGAGACTGGTTCCTGGAGGATGCTCAATTCTGCGTCGACGAATCGAAGCGAGCTGGGAAGCCGGTTTCGGGAGCCGATCTCTTCGGGGTGGACGGCAGCTTCAAAAAGCTTAGCATCGATTAG